A portion of the Mytilus galloprovincialis chromosome 12, xbMytGall1.hap1.1, whole genome shotgun sequence genome contains these proteins:
- the LOC143054426 gene encoding uncharacterized protein LOC143054426, whose amino-acid sequence MEPDMVVDMVKESRSKGANITAIIGDEDTTTIARLRAKVDPTIVKLSDSNHMKKPIRNRLYELKNKHSTLSPKVISYIMKCFNNLIAQGKGQPKKIEENLHALSKHPFGDHSSCSTDWCRFIADPSIKYKSLPYGKPLQDKALQESLTTLFQKYILNSEKLANLGSTQSNESFNKSVAAKAPKNRFYGGSRSLAYRVAAAVAQKNTGHRYTVDVRKAC is encoded by the coding sequence ATGGAACCCGATATGGTTGTCGATATGGTCAAGGAGTCACGGTCAAAGGGTGCTAATATAACTGCAATTATTGGAGATGAAGACACGACAACCATTGCCAGACTACGTGCAAAAGTAGATCCAACAATTGTAAAACTATCAGATAGCAACCATATGAAAAAACCCATTAGAAATCGTCTGTATGAGCTCAAAAACAAACATTCAACTCTATCACCTAAAGTCATCAGTTATATAATGAAATGCTTCAATAACCTAATTGCTCAAGGTAAAGGACAGCCAAAAAAGATTGAAGAAAACTTACATGCTTTATCCAAACACCCCTTTGGAGATCACAGTTCCTGTTCCACAGATTGGTGTAGATTTATTGCAGATCCAAGCATCAAGTACAAATCTTTACCTTATGGTAAACCTTTACAGGATAAGGCATTACAAGAATCATTGACaacattatttcaaaaatatatattaaattcaGAAAAGTTAGCCAATTTAGGAAGTACTCAGAGTAATGAGAGTTTTAATAAAAGTGTTGCAGCCAAAGCACCGAAGAACAGGTTTTATGGTGGGTCTAGAAGTCTTGCATACCGTGTCGCTGCAGCTGTTGCTCAGAAAAATACAGGGCACAGATACACAGTAGATGTAAGAAAAGCATGTTGA